From one Planktothrix sp. FACHB-1365 genomic stretch:
- a CDS encoding lysophospholipid acyltransferase family protein — MPFLGWFYDHYFQVKTTGWENLPPQNKMLLVGSHNGGLAAPDMFMGLYAWCRRFGAERLLYGLMHPKVWQVSPQVATSAVRCGALMAHPRMGMAALRENAPVLVYPGGGEDVFRPHHLRNQIHLAGRKGFIKLALREKAPIVPVISSGAHDTLIVLTDIYDWVKQLHNLGMPWLLNLDPEVFPIYLGLPWGVGIGPLPNFPLPAKIKIHICPVIEFERYGREAANDREYVDICYQQVKTFMQQELDNLFEIP, encoded by the coding sequence ATGCCGTTTTTGGGTTGGTTCTATGACCATTATTTTCAGGTCAAAACCACTGGCTGGGAAAATCTCCCCCCTCAAAATAAGATGTTATTAGTTGGTTCCCATAATGGAGGGTTAGCCGCCCCTGATATGTTTATGGGGTTGTATGCTTGGTGTCGTCGCTTCGGAGCCGAACGCTTACTTTACGGACTCATGCACCCGAAAGTTTGGCAGGTTTCCCCACAAGTCGCAACTTCGGCGGTGCGTTGTGGAGCATTGATGGCTCATCCTCGCATGGGAATGGCTGCTTTACGGGAAAATGCGCCCGTTTTGGTTTATCCCGGTGGCGGTGAGGATGTGTTTCGACCCCATCACTTACGCAACCAAATTCATTTAGCGGGTCGCAAAGGATTTATTAAGTTAGCACTGCGGGAAAAAGCCCCCATTGTTCCGGTGATTTCATCCGGTGCCCACGATACGTTAATTGTGCTCACGGATATTTACGACTGGGTAAAACAACTGCACAACTTGGGAATGCCTTGGTTATTAAATCTTGACCCAGAGGTATTTCCCATTTATTTAGGGTTGCCTTGGGGAGTGGGAATTGGGCCGTTACCCAATTTTCCTTTGCCCGCAAAAATTAAAATTCACATTTGTCCGGTAATTGAGTTTGAACGCTATGGACGAGAAGCCGCTAATGATCGAGAGTATGTAGATATTTGTTACCAACAGGTGAAAACATTCATGCAACAGGAACTTGACAATTTATTTGAAATCCCCTAA